A window from Corynebacterium urealyticum DSM 7109 encodes these proteins:
- the ftsE gene encoding cell division ATP-binding protein FtsE, producing MITFDNVSKSYRTSTRPALQSISAEIEKGEFVFLIGPSGSGKSTFLQLMVREEVLDSGDLHVAGFHVNALKDKEVPKLRQRIGYVFQDFRLLQKKTVFENVAFALEVIGKKRPDIEKLVPAALETVGLQGKENRFPHELSGGEQQRVAIARASVNRPLVLLADEPTGNLDPDTSAEIMNLLNRINQQGTTVVMSTHDDVAVDSMRKRVIELHNGELVRDDARGMYGVGH from the coding sequence GTGATCACTTTCGATAACGTTTCCAAGAGCTACCGGACCTCAACCCGGCCTGCGCTCCAGAGTATTTCCGCAGAGATCGAAAAGGGCGAGTTTGTCTTTCTTATTGGCCCTTCCGGCTCCGGAAAGTCTACTTTTCTGCAGCTCATGGTCCGCGAAGAGGTGCTGGACTCTGGTGACCTGCATGTCGCCGGGTTCCACGTCAACGCGCTAAAGGATAAGGAAGTTCCGAAGCTGCGCCAGCGCATCGGCTACGTCTTCCAGGACTTCCGCCTGCTCCAGAAGAAGACGGTCTTCGAAAACGTCGCCTTCGCCCTCGAGGTGATCGGCAAGAAGCGCCCGGATATCGAGAAGCTGGTGCCGGCCGCTCTCGAAACCGTGGGCTTGCAGGGCAAGGAGAACCGCTTCCCGCACGAGCTCTCCGGCGGTGAGCAACAGCGCGTCGCCATCGCCCGCGCCTCCGTCAACCGCCCGCTCGTCCTGCTCGCCGACGAGCCGACCGGAAACCTCGACCCGGATACCTCCGCCGAGATCATGAACCTGCTCAACCGCATCAACCAGCAGGGCACCACCGTCGTCATGTCCACCCACGACGACGTCGCCGTCGACTCCATGCGCAAGCGCGTCATCGAACTGCACAACGGTGAGCTCGTGCGCGACGACGCCCGCGGCATGTACGGCGTCGGCCACTAA
- a CDS encoding AbgT family transporter, with the protein MERIGNKLPEPFWLFVIIGGLVLVSSWLGSLAGLSAKDPESGETVAVKNLLSAEGLSSIVSNAVENYTSFPPLGLIITVMLGVAIAEHSGLIASTVRAVVSKVGPKSLTFVVALAGVTGSVASDAVYVILIPIGAMSFRAMGRSPIVGAMVAFAASSAGFNSSLVLNITDVLLAGISTSAANIADAEYAVSPLANYFFVMASAVVLALIITAVTELYLNKKALELIDHDQINYEELTFGNAEHVDSEGSAALDKDAKDMTKDELEADLALSGKEIRALKWTGVAAVVFFAAYFAALFVPGSPLQGEGGAVMESPLITDVGVPIAAGFFLLGVVYGLVAKTLTKWHQVPEWMARGLKTLLPMMVLFFAVAQFLAWFTESNLGSWTAITGAEILQKADLPPLLLFGLFVLLVAGLNLLITSGSAQWALMAPIVVPMFMYLGYSPEVTQMLFRMGDSPSNIITPMSPYFALALTFLQRYYSRSGIGTLMSLALPYAMAMLIGWFLFFVVWWLLGIPLGPGTSMDYPA; encoded by the coding sequence GTGGAGCGAATCGGCAATAAGCTGCCAGAGCCGTTCTGGCTCTTCGTCATCATCGGCGGCCTGGTCCTCGTCAGCTCCTGGCTGGGTTCACTAGCCGGGCTCAGCGCGAAGGATCCCGAATCCGGCGAAACCGTCGCCGTGAAGAACCTGCTCTCCGCCGAGGGCTTGTCTTCCATCGTCTCCAACGCGGTCGAGAACTACACGAGCTTCCCGCCACTCGGGCTCATCATCACGGTGATGCTGGGCGTGGCCATTGCGGAGCACTCCGGCCTGATCGCCTCGACGGTGCGCGCGGTGGTGAGCAAGGTGGGTCCGAAGAGCCTCACCTTCGTCGTCGCACTGGCTGGCGTGACCGGCTCCGTCGCCTCGGACGCGGTCTACGTCATCCTGATCCCCATCGGTGCGATGAGCTTCCGTGCGATGGGCCGCTCCCCGATCGTCGGTGCGATGGTCGCCTTCGCCGCGTCCTCGGCCGGCTTCAACTCCTCGCTGGTCCTCAACATCACTGACGTGCTGCTCGCGGGTATTTCCACCTCGGCCGCCAATATCGCGGACGCCGAGTACGCGGTCTCCCCGCTGGCTAATTACTTCTTCGTGATGGCTTCAGCGGTCGTCCTCGCGCTGATCATCACCGCGGTCACCGAGCTCTACCTCAACAAGAAGGCCCTCGAACTGATCGACCACGACCAGATCAACTACGAAGAGCTGACCTTTGGCAACGCCGAGCATGTCGATTCTGAAGGCAGCGCGGCGCTCGACAAAGATGCCAAGGATATGACGAAGGACGAGCTGGAGGCGGACCTCGCCCTCAGCGGCAAGGAGATCCGCGCCCTGAAGTGGACCGGGGTCGCCGCCGTCGTCTTCTTCGCGGCGTACTTTGCCGCCCTCTTTGTCCCGGGTTCCCCGCTGCAGGGCGAGGGCGGCGCGGTGATGGAAAGCCCCCTGATTACGGACGTCGGTGTCCCCATCGCGGCCGGCTTCTTCCTGCTCGGCGTGGTCTACGGCCTGGTTGCCAAGACTCTGACGAAGTGGCACCAGGTCCCGGAGTGGATGGCCCGCGGGTTGAAGACGCTGCTGCCGATGATGGTGCTTTTCTTCGCCGTCGCCCAGTTCCTGGCGTGGTTCACCGAGTCCAACCTGGGCTCCTGGACTGCGATCACCGGCGCGGAGATCCTGCAGAAGGCGGACCTTCCCCCGCTGCTGCTCTTCGGCCTCTTCGTCCTGCTGGTGGCCGGACTGAACCTGCTGATTACCTCGGGCTCTGCGCAGTGGGCACTGATGGCTCCGATCGTGGTGCCGATGTTCATGTACCTGGGCTACTCCCCTGAGGTCACCCAGATGCTCTTCCGCATGGGTGATTCGCCGTCGAACATCATTACCCCGATGAGCCCCTACTTCGCGCTAGCGCTGACCTTCCTTCAGCGCTACTACTCGCGCTCGGGCATCGGCACCCTGATGTCGCTCGCGCTACCCTATGCGATGGCGATGCTCATTGGCTGGTTCCTCTTCTTCGTCGTCTGGTGGCTGCTCGGCATCCCACTGGGACCGGGTACCTCGATGGATTACCCGGCCTAA
- the smpB gene encoding SsrA-binding protein SmpB: MAKKSTPVDSGRSKGKKASAPRGGGPAVIATNRKARHDYHILDTYECGVVLVGTEVKALREGKASLVDAYATIDAGEVWLRGLHIPEYSRGNFWNHTPRRVRKLLLHRREIDSLTGKVRDGNHTLVPLQLYFVDGRLKCELALARGKQDYDKRQDIKRRTEEREVVRELGRKIKGMKG, from the coding sequence ATGGCTAAGAAGAGCACCCCGGTGGATTCCGGGAGATCGAAGGGGAAGAAGGCCTCCGCACCACGTGGCGGGGGCCCGGCCGTCATTGCCACCAACCGCAAGGCGCGCCACGACTACCACATCCTCGACACCTACGAGTGCGGCGTGGTTCTCGTCGGCACAGAGGTCAAGGCCCTGCGGGAGGGCAAGGCCAGCCTCGTGGATGCTTATGCCACTATCGATGCCGGAGAGGTATGGCTGCGGGGACTGCATATCCCGGAGTACTCCCGCGGCAACTTCTGGAACCACACCCCGCGACGCGTGCGTAAGCTGCTGCTGCACCGCCGCGAGATTGATTCGCTGACGGGCAAAGTGCGCGACGGCAACCACACGCTTGTTCCGTTGCAGCTGTACTTCGTCGATGGGCGCTTGAAGTGCGAGCTGGCCCTGGCCCGCGGTAAGCAGGACTACGACAAGCGCCAGGACATCAAGCGCCGCACCGAGGAGCGCGAAGTGGTCCGCGAGCTGGGGCGCAAGATCAAGGGGATGAAGGGCTAG
- the ftsX gene encoding permease-like cell division protein FtsX: MRSNFITREAFGGLTRNATMTIAMIITTAISLALLATGFLMTTMTERTKDIYIDRIEVMVQLKDEVSVEDPECAKPDCAKLREQLEGDEGIKSVTFRNKQQSYDRFVELFQDSDPRLVEQTSKDAFPAAFHVRLEDPTDTAPIDAVRENPVVQDVVDQGEDLQAATRNLDSIRNAAFFVAAVQAIAAIFLIVNMVQIAAYSRREEISIMRMVGASRWYTQAPFVLEAIIGAVIGAVIAVGGMLAGKALVVDKALDSVYRANLVAKITTADIWLMAPILVIIGAAVAAITAQITLRWYVKK; this comes from the coding sequence ATGCGAAGTAACTTCATCACCCGCGAAGCCTTCGGTGGCCTGACCCGCAACGCCACCATGACGATCGCGATGATCATCACCACCGCGATCTCGCTGGCGCTGCTGGCCACCGGTTTTCTCATGACCACGATGACCGAGCGCACCAAGGATATTTACATCGACCGCATCGAGGTCATGGTCCAGCTCAAGGACGAGGTCTCGGTCGAGGACCCGGAGTGCGCGAAGCCGGACTGCGCCAAGCTCCGCGAGCAGCTGGAGGGCGACGAGGGCATCAAGTCCGTCACCTTCCGTAACAAGCAGCAGTCCTATGACCGCTTCGTGGAGCTGTTCCAGGACTCCGACCCGCGTCTGGTTGAGCAGACCAGCAAGGACGCCTTCCCGGCGGCCTTCCACGTCCGCCTGGAGGACCCAACCGACACCGCGCCGATCGATGCGGTGCGCGAAAACCCGGTGGTGCAGGACGTCGTCGACCAGGGCGAGGACCTGCAGGCGGCGACCCGCAACCTGGACTCCATCCGCAACGCGGCGTTCTTCGTCGCCGCCGTCCAGGCAATCGCGGCGATCTTCCTGATCGTGAACATGGTGCAGATCGCGGCGTACTCGCGCCGAGAGGAAATCAGCATCATGCGCATGGTGGGTGCGTCCCGCTGGTACACCCAAGCGCCATTCGTGCTGGAGGCCATCATCGGCGCAGTGATCGGTGCCGTCATCGCGGTGGGCGGCATGCTTGCCGGCAAGGCGCTGGTCGTGGACAAGGCGCTGGACTCGGTCTACCGGGCAAACCTGGTTGCGAAGATCACCACCGCCGATATCTGGCTGATGGCCCCGATCCTCGTCATCATTGGTGCCGCGGTGGCGGCGATTACCGCGCAGATCACGCTGCGCTGGTACGTCAAGAAATAG